A genomic segment from Nicotiana tabacum cultivar K326 chromosome 7, ASM71507v2, whole genome shotgun sequence encodes:
- the LOC107771306 gene encoding RAF-like serine/threonine-protein kinase 20 produces MTSETCGISGREVGNVVPRDENCDDRRRHNVSVQTGEEFSEEFLRKSVTPRKAHIVRDTEQNQPARAVSNLSQDCRLVSKELHDLLGIKRRDSDCSTEFSDYSPRLAYAPEGEKNTYFDTTSRCHGEYSVSGRQPSRFSDERNRDILESPHAPEGEKNTYLESCANGKMRLLCSYGGRILPRPNDGKLRYVGGETRIISIRKNLTFNELVNKTTAICNQPHTIKYQLPEEDLDALVSVSSDEDLQHMIEEYHDLGKSSQRLRLFIVPCADSDGPCSFEAMTLQQSEADYQYVVAVNGMLEPGHRRSSSRDTFGNALDYSPICQRDSPTYLPFDNRNGSNSMNVKFLLRNPSSSYVNISQVPSTSYVQSSPLSPATFQIKDPNRSHVFLYDNVASLDVPDAGSPYTIDEPLYENSYHADTTGYYYNCPLDTTPRTNYPSKQSVSSAQFGQTELDSKRLISNKMAMHLEKFNSSQVSDIQATTGFSMHRDYTESRSAERPNVSAEESISPSPSDFLPEKSPSLAMSSSSQEWSMKEHEVRDDNHRITKKENQPYIEARERNREYLDPPSDKCSRSSEVNTFNVPTVNAMEHKLKLPKILCYPESASDPQILGERHTSPNTMSNVTDSYRFYKPQPSTLKDSSGLQNMHSVPFSSEESSFYLDWRNPLTTDISLPNSATDVAYIHEVSFHRKLADGPSHKTMEKGNADGISAASTLPEIAVIVEDVTDSVPPDIPLSSTVIPHVQDEPSDGIPSAEEETDAESVVEESDYDVKIGSNGKEESVSDAAIIEKEAGIYGLQIIRNSDLEELQELGSGTYGTVYHGKWRGTDVAIKRIKQSCFAGSSSEQERLIKEFWREAKILSKLHHPNIVALYGVVPDGPGGTVATVTEYMINGSLRHVLARKDRSCRALDRRKKLMLALDAAFGMEYLHLKNIVHFDLKCENLLVNLGDPQRPVCKVGDFGLSRIKRNTLVSGGVRGTLPWMAPELLNGNSSRVSEKVDVFSFGITMWEILTGEEPYANLHCGAIIGGIVNNTLRPPVPQRCDSEWRKLMEECWSPDPEARPSFTQITNRLRAMSQALQPKTRLRT; encoded by the exons ATGACTAGTGAGACTTGTGGAATTTCAGGCCGAGAAGTTGGCAATGTTGTTCCGCGTGATGAAAATTGTGATGACAGGCGTAGGCATAATGTGTCCGTGCAAACAGGCGAAGAGTTTTCAGAGGAGTTTCTTAGAAAAAGTGTGACACCAAGAAAAGCACATATAGTAAGAGATACAGAACAAAATCAGCCAGCTAGAGCTGTTTCTAATCTATCTCAAGATTGCCGTCTTGTCTCTAAGGAGCTTCACGACCTCCTTGGGATAAAGAGAAGAGATTCTGACTGCAGTACTGAATTTTCGGATTATTCTCCTAGGTTAGCATATGCACCGGAAGGTGAAAAGAACACTTATTTTGATACGACAAGCAGATGTCACGGGGAATACAGTGTTAGTGGACGACAACCTTCTAGGTTCTCAGATGAGAGGAATAGAGATATATTAGAGTCCCCTCATGCACCGGAAGGTGAAAAGAACACTTACTTGGAGAGTTGTGCCAATGGAAAGATGAGATTGCTGTGCAGCTATGGGGGTAGGATTTTACCAAGGCCGAACGATGGAAAGCTTAGATATGTGGGTGGGGAGACGAGAATTATATCAATTAGGAAGAACTTAACTTTTAATGAGCTTGTGAATAAGACAACAGCGATATGTAATCAACCTCATACAATTAAGTATCAGCTTCCTGAAGAAGATCTTGATGCACTTGTATCCGTATCATCTGATGAGGATCTTCAGCACATGATCGAGGAATATCACGACTTGGGAAAAAGTTCTCAAAGGCTACGGTTATTTATTGTGCCTTGTGCTGATTCTGATGGGCCTTGTTCCTTTGAAGCAATGACATTACAGCAAAGTGAAGCTGATTATCAGTACGTCGTTGCAGTAAATGGAATGCTCGAGCCAGGTCATCGTAGAAGCTCTAGCAGGGATACATTTGGAAATGCACTGGACTACAGTCCAATTTGCCAAAGAGATTCCCCAACTTATCTCCCATTTGATAACCGTAATGGAAGTAATTCAATGAATGTGAAGTTTCTGCTCCGAAATCCCAGTTCTTCTTATGTTAACATATCTCAGGTTCCCTCTACTTCATATGTTCAATCGTCTCCTTTATCTCCAGCAACATTTCAGATCAAGGATCCTAACCGTTCCCATGTCTTTTTATATGATAATGTTGCAAGTCTTGATGTTCCTGATGCCGGTAGTCCATATACCATAGACGAACCACTATATGAAAATTCCTATCATGCTGATACCACAGGCTACTATTATAATTGTCCCCTTGATACCACTCCAAGGACAAATTACCCTAGTAAACAATCTGTGTCTTCTGCGCAGTTTGGTCAAACAGAGTTGGATTCTAAGAGGCTAATATCAAACAAAATGGCAATGCATTTAGAAAAGTTTAACTCTTCTCAAGTATCTGATATTCAAGCTACAACGGGTTTCAGCATGCATCGTGATTACACTGAATCACGATCAGCTGAAAGGCCCAATGTATCCGCAGAAGAATCAATCAGCCCATCCCCTTCAGATTTTCTACCTGAAAAATCTCCATCTCTTGCAATGTCTAGCTCATCACAAGAGTGGTCAATGAAAGAGCATGAGGTGAGAGATGATAATCACCGAATCACCAAGAAGGAGAATCAACCATATATAGAAGCAAGAGAACGCAACAGAGAGTATCTAGATCCTCCTTCCGACAAGTGCAGTAGAAGCTCTGAGGTTAATACATTCAATGTACCAACTGTTAACGCCATGGAACACAAGTTGAAATTGCCAAAAATTCTATGCTACCCGGAGTCAGCATCAGATCCCCAAATACTAGGGGAAAGACACACTTCCCCAAATACTATGAGCAATGTAACAGACTCCTACAGATTTTATAAGCCACAGCCTTCCACATTAAAGGATAGTAGTGGCCTCCAAAACATGCATTCTGTGCCATTTTCATCCGAGGAATCTAGTTTTTATTTGGATTGGAGAAATCCCCTTACCACTGATATATCACTTCCAAATTCAGCTACAGATGTCGCTTACATTCATGAGGTCTCTTTCCATCGGAAACTTGCGGATGGTCCTTCTCATAAAACTATGGAAAAGGGAAATGCTGATGGAATTTCAGCAGCATCCACATTACCAGAAATTGCTGTTATTGTGGAAGATGTAACTGATAGTGTGCCTCCTGATATCCCCTTATCTTCAACAGTAATCCCACATGTGCAAGATGAACCTAGTGATGGGATTCCATCTGCTGAAGAAGAAACTGACGCCGAGAGTGTTGTTGAAGAATCTGATTAT GATGTCAAAATTGGTTCTAACGGAAAGGAAGAATCTGTCTCTGATGCTGCCATCATTGAAAAAGAAGCCGGGATCTATGGCTTGCAG ATCATAAGAAACAGTGATCTTGAAGAGCTACAAGAATTGGGATCTGGAACATATGGAACGGTATATCATGGGAAGTGGAGGGGAACAGATGTTGCTATCAAGAGAATAAAACAAAGTTGTTTTGCTGGGAGTTCATCTGAGCAAGAACGACTG ATCAAAGAATTTTGGAGAGAGGCTAAGATCCTCTCCAAGCTTCACCATCCAAATATAGTGGCTCTCTACGGGGTGGTTCCAGATGGACCTGGTGGAACGGTGGCTACAGTTACTGAATACATGATCAATGGATCGTTAAGGCATGTCCTGGCTAGGAAGGATCG TTCTTGCAGAGCGCTTGATCGGCGGAAAAAACTTATGCTTGCATTAGATGCTGCTTTTGGTATGGAGTACCTGCATTTGAAAAATATTGTTCATTTTGATTTGAAATGTGAAAACTTGCTAGTCAACTTGGGAGATCCACAACGCCCTGTGTGCAAG GTTGGTGATTTTGGATTATCTCGGATTAAGAGAAATACCCTTGTTTCGGGTGGTGTTAGAGGAACACTTCCATGGATGGCGCCGGAGCTATTAAATGGAAACAGCAGTCGGGTTTCAGAAAAG GTTGACGTGTTTTCATTTGGCATCACAATGTGGGAGATCTTGACAGGAGAGGAGCCTTATGCAAACCTGCATTGTGGTGCTATTATCG GTGGGATTGTAAATAACACACTCAGACCTCCCGTCCCACAACGTTGTGATTCTGAGTGGAGAAAATTGATGGAAGAGTGCTGGTCACCTGATCCAGAAGCAAGACCATCATTTACACAGATAACAAACAGATTGCGCGCCATGTCACAAGCGCTCCAGCCAAAGACTCGATTAAGGACATGA